The following proteins are co-located in the Vigna angularis cultivar LongXiaoDou No.4 chromosome 2, ASM1680809v1, whole genome shotgun sequence genome:
- the LOC108329260 gene encoding pectin acetylesterase 5 isoform X1 has translation MPHSSSSSPVSTISNLRIRALILWSSKNYAIAAFVFLLLFSLTLFSHLDSRSRSHSRYPSHPRSTLVPLTLLHNANRTHALCLDGSAPGYHFQRGFGSGSRNWLLHIEGGGWCNSIASCTQRKFTHLGSSNYMEKSIPFSGILSSDPSQNPDFFNWNKVKIRYCDGASFAGHPESEQRGSELLFRGQVIWEAIMDELLSIGLSKAKQALLSGCSAGGLAALIHCDNFRQLLPKEATVKCLSDAGFFLDEKDISGNSIMRSFYHDVTQLQGLAKSLHKDCIDKMEPYKCLFPQEIVKNIKTPLFLVHPAYDFWQIRNILVPQGSDPLGHWQSCRLNIRNCNANMIDKLDGYRGSLLKTLNDFQQRKEMGMFINSCFIHCQTEMEVTWHSSNSPKINDKTIAESVGDWYFDREAVKRIDCSSFPCNPTCHNMDLT, from the exons ATGcctcattcttcttcttcttctcccgtTTCAACCATTTCCAATCTCCGTATTCGCGCCCTAATACTTTGGTCCTCCAAGAACTACGCAATAGCTGCATTCGTTTTCCTCCTACTCTTCTCCctcactctcttctctcacTTGGATTCCCGTTCCCGTTCGCATTCCCGTTACCCCTCCCATCCACGCTCCACCCTCGTTCCCTTAACGCTCCTCCATAACGCCAACCGAACGCACGCGC TTTGCTTGGACGGGAGCGCCCCCGGTTACCACTTCCAAAGGGGGTTCGGATCCGGATCTCGCAATTGGTTGCTCCACATTGAG GGAGGAGGGTGGTGCAATTCAATAGCTTCATGTACTCAACGAAAATTCACCCATTTGGGGTCTTCCAATTATATGGAAAAAAGTATTCCTTTTTCAGGAATATTGAGCTCTGACCCCTCTCAAAACCCAG ATTTCTTTAACTGGAACAAGGTGAAGATTCGCTATTGTGATGGTGCATCTTTTGCTGGTCACCCCGAGAGTGAG CAGAGAGGAAGTGAGTTATTGTTCAGAGGCCAGGTCATATGGGAAGCTATTATGGATGAACTCTTATCAATTGGCCTGTCCAAAGCAAAGCAG GCGTTGCTCTCAGGATGCTCTGCTGGAGGGTTAGCAGCTCTTATACACTGTGACAACTTCCGGCAATTACTTCCAAAAGAAGCAACTGTTAAGTGCCTTTCTGATGCAGGCTTCTTCCTAGATGA GAAGGATATTAGTGGAAACAGTATAATGAGATCCTTCTATCATGATGTTACCCAGCTGCAG GGTCTTGCAAAAAGTTTGCACAAAGATTGCATTGATAAAATGGAACCATATAAG TGTCTGTTTCCACAAGAAATTGTTAAAAACATAAAGACTCCACTGTTCCTTGTTCATCCAGCTTATGATTTCTGGCAG ATACGCAATATCTTGGTACCTCAAGGATCAGATCCCCTTGGTCACTGGCAAAGCTGCAGACTGAATATTCGCAATTGTAATGCTAACATGATTGATAAACTTGATG GTTACCGTGGCTCTTTGCTGAAGACTTTGAATGACTTCCAACAACGAAAAGAGATGGGAATGTTTATAAATTCCTGCTTTATCCATTGCCAAACTGAGATGGAAGTAACGTGGCATTCATCCAACTCtcctaaaataaatgataag
- the LOC108329529 gene encoding dol-P-Glc:Glc(2)Man(9)GlcNAc(2)-PP-Dol alpha-1,2-glucosyltransferase codes for MGKLALAAIMSLCVIPASIMVNRIVPEPYMDEIFHIPQAEQYCKGNFGSWDPMITTPPGLYCLSLAHVASLFPALYSVQAISSFSDMCSVAILRSVNGVLAIVCSVILYDIIIHLKPTLTKRKAMLQAVVLSLYPLHWFFTFLYYTDVAAVTTVLAMYLASLKKNYWFSALIGALAVFIRQTNIIWVFLVACTGIINISVTHGKQNTKSIKSDVSAKHGLEYATGTNTEGFNLRKRKVVKSGNTIEHSSSRDSSPSSYSGFADELWAILLTLWYLKWEILISFCPFLMVVVAFILFVYWNGSIVLGAKEAHAVTPHFSQMLYFSLVSVLAQAPMHITITQAVDLFRMFRKSRALLFFQMFLALVVGMLSVHFFSVAHPYLLADNRHYPFYLWRKVIMAHWSIKYFLVPVYICSWFSIIHMLGKTRSKIWVLAYFLATAAVLVPAPLIEFRYYTIPFYFLVLHCDNSDDQSWILTGILYIGVDIFTMAMFLFRPFHWAHEPGIQRFIW; via the exons ATGGGAAAATTAGCTCTTGCAGCAATAATGAGCTTATGTGTTATTCCTGCCTCCATAATGGTTAATCGCATAGTTCCTGAGCCATATATG GATGAGATATTTCATATACCACAGGCAGAGCAGTACTGCAAGGGAAATTTTGGAAGTTGGGACCCTATGATTACCACTCCTCCTGGCCT GTACTGTCTTTCACTTGCACATGTTGCTTCTTTGTTTCCAGCCTTGTACTCTGTACAAGCTATTTCCTCATTTTCTGACATGTGCTCTGTGGCAATCCTTCGATCAGTTAATGGTGTCTTAGCAATTGTCTGCAGTGTAATTTTATACGACATAATTATTCATTTGAAGCCAACACTTACCAAGAGGAAGGCGATGCTTCAAGCAGTGGTCCTATCCTTGTACCCCCTTCACTGGTTTTTCACTTTTCTCTATTACACAGATGTTGCTGCTGTTACGACAGTGCTGGCTATGTATCTAGCAAGTTTGAAGAAAAATTACTGGTTTAGTGCATTG ATTGGAGCATTGGCAGTTTTTATTCgacaaacaaatattatatgGGTGTTTCTTGTTGCATGCACTGGGATCATAAATATTTCTGTGACTCATGGAAAGCAAAATACAAAATCTATCAAGTCAGATGTGTCTGCCAAGCATGGTTTAGAATATGCCACTGGTACTAATACAGAGGGTTTCAATCTGAGAAAGCGAAAAGTTGTTAAATCTGGGAATACTATTGAACACTCATCATCACGTGattcttctccttcctcttaCTCAG GTTTTGCTGATGAATTATGGGCTATCCTTTTAACATTATGGTACCTGAAATGGGAGATTCTAATTTCATTTTGCCCATTTCTCATGGTGGTGGTggcctttattttatttgtctaTTGGAATGGAAGTATTGTTCTGG GTGCAAAAGAAGCACACGCAGTTACCCCACATTTTTCTCAGATGCTTTATTTTAGTTTGGTTTCTGTACTGGCTCAGGCTCCTATGCATATCACTATCACCCAGGCTGTGGACTTGTTTCGTATGTTTCGGAAGAGTAGGGCCCTTCTATTCTTTCAGATGTTCCTGGCCCTTGTAGTTGGCATGCTCTCAGTACACTTTTTCAG TGTAGCTCATCCATACCTTCTTGCTGATAATCGGCATTACCCTTTTTATCTTTGGAGGAAAGTTATAATGGCTCACTGGTCAATTAAATACTTTCTGGTCCCAGTTTATATATGTTCATGGTTTTCCATCATCCACATGTTGG GAAAAACTAGAAGTAAAATATGGGTTTTGGCATACTTCTTGGCCACTGCAGCTGTTCTTGTACCAGCTCCACTGATAGAGTTCAGATACTACACCATACCATTCTATTTCCTGGTGCTTCACTGTGACAATAGTGATGATCAAAGTTGGATTCTCACAGGCATACTGTATATTGGGGTCGATATCTTTACAATGGCCATGTTTCTGTTTCGGCCTTTCCATTGGGCCCATGAGCCTGGAATTCAAAGGTTTATATGGTGA
- the LOC108329260 gene encoding pectin acetylesterase 5 isoform X2 → MPHSSSSSPVSTISNLRIRALILWSSKNYAIAAFVFLLLFSLTLFSHLDSRSRSHSRYPSHPRSTLVPLTLLHNANRTHALCLDGSAPGYHFQRGFGSGSRNWLLHIEGGGWCNSIASCTQRKFTHLGSSNYMEKSIPFSGILSSDPSQNPDFFNWNKVKIRYCDGASFAGHPESERGSELLFRGQVIWEAIMDELLSIGLSKAKQALLSGCSAGGLAALIHCDNFRQLLPKEATVKCLSDAGFFLDEKDISGNSIMRSFYHDVTQLQGLAKSLHKDCIDKMEPYKCLFPQEIVKNIKTPLFLVHPAYDFWQIRNILVPQGSDPLGHWQSCRLNIRNCNANMIDKLDGYRGSLLKTLNDFQQRKEMGMFINSCFIHCQTEMEVTWHSSNSPKINDKTIAESVGDWYFDREAVKRIDCSSFPCNPTCHNMDLT, encoded by the exons ATGcctcattcttcttcttcttctcccgtTTCAACCATTTCCAATCTCCGTATTCGCGCCCTAATACTTTGGTCCTCCAAGAACTACGCAATAGCTGCATTCGTTTTCCTCCTACTCTTCTCCctcactctcttctctcacTTGGATTCCCGTTCCCGTTCGCATTCCCGTTACCCCTCCCATCCACGCTCCACCCTCGTTCCCTTAACGCTCCTCCATAACGCCAACCGAACGCACGCGC TTTGCTTGGACGGGAGCGCCCCCGGTTACCACTTCCAAAGGGGGTTCGGATCCGGATCTCGCAATTGGTTGCTCCACATTGAG GGAGGAGGGTGGTGCAATTCAATAGCTTCATGTACTCAACGAAAATTCACCCATTTGGGGTCTTCCAATTATATGGAAAAAAGTATTCCTTTTTCAGGAATATTGAGCTCTGACCCCTCTCAAAACCCAG ATTTCTTTAACTGGAACAAGGTGAAGATTCGCTATTGTGATGGTGCATCTTTTGCTGGTCACCCCGAGAGTGAG AGAGGAAGTGAGTTATTGTTCAGAGGCCAGGTCATATGGGAAGCTATTATGGATGAACTCTTATCAATTGGCCTGTCCAAAGCAAAGCAG GCGTTGCTCTCAGGATGCTCTGCTGGAGGGTTAGCAGCTCTTATACACTGTGACAACTTCCGGCAATTACTTCCAAAAGAAGCAACTGTTAAGTGCCTTTCTGATGCAGGCTTCTTCCTAGATGA GAAGGATATTAGTGGAAACAGTATAATGAGATCCTTCTATCATGATGTTACCCAGCTGCAG GGTCTTGCAAAAAGTTTGCACAAAGATTGCATTGATAAAATGGAACCATATAAG TGTCTGTTTCCACAAGAAATTGTTAAAAACATAAAGACTCCACTGTTCCTTGTTCATCCAGCTTATGATTTCTGGCAG ATACGCAATATCTTGGTACCTCAAGGATCAGATCCCCTTGGTCACTGGCAAAGCTGCAGACTGAATATTCGCAATTGTAATGCTAACATGATTGATAAACTTGATG GTTACCGTGGCTCTTTGCTGAAGACTTTGAATGACTTCCAACAACGAAAAGAGATGGGAATGTTTATAAATTCCTGCTTTATCCATTGCCAAACTGAGATGGAAGTAACGTGGCATTCATCCAACTCtcctaaaataaatgataag